In candidate division WOR-3 bacterium, the sequence TCGGCAAAACAGCGATAAACGCGAAAAATACCGATCCGGGAAGCGTTATGCGGCTTACGACGAAATCAATATATTCAGCGGTTTTCCTTCCCGGTCTATACCCTGGAATAAAACCGCCGTATTTCTTCATGTTGTCCGCTAAATCATTTGGGTTGATGACAACCGAAGTATAAAAATACGCGAAAAATACAATCAAAACCACATAAATCAAGTTGTAAATAAGTTCACCGGGTTGCATCCAGGCTGAAAACAACGCGAGAAAAGAAGCGCTAGTGCTGTTTTGGAAAAACTGGGCTATTGTCTGGGGAAACATCATTATAGATTGTGCGAATATTATGGGTATTATACCCGCGCTGTTGACGTTCAACGGAAGATGTGTCGATTGCCCTCCGTATACTTTTCTTCCAACCACTCTTTTTGCGTATTGTACAGGAATTCTTCTCTGTCCTTGGGTGATCAGAACAACAGAAGCTGTGATAAGAACCATCAGCAGTACTATTATTACAACCGTAAAAACATTTATAACGCCTGTTTTAAGAAGCATGAAGGTTCTGGCAACGTCCATGGGAAAACTTGCTACGATACCGACCATAATGATAAGGGATATTCCGTTTCCGATACCTACTTCGGTAATCCTTTCTCCCAACCACATGACGAAAACAGTCCCTACAGTCAGAGATATTATAGTCGTTGTCATAAACAAAAATCCCGGATTGTTGACGAGCGCCAGCCCTTCTATGGATTGAGACTGAAGATATATTCCAATACTGAAAGCTTGAAAAATCGCCAATCCGACGGTAGTGTATCTAGTGTATTGTGTTATTTTCCTTCTGCCTTCTTCTCCTTCTTTCTGGAGTTTTTGAAGCCAGGGTACTATCGAAGCGAGCAACTGGAAAACAATCGAGGCTGTAATGTAAGGCATGATTCCGAGAGCAAAAACCGTTGCCCTTCCAAGGTTGCCTCCCGCAAACATATCGAAAAGACCTAATATACCCGCCTGTTGAGCTTGAAAAAACTTAGAAAGCGCTACAGCATTGATACCCGGAAGCGGAATGTGCCCTCCAAGCCTGTAAATCACCAAAAGGAACGCCGTCCAGAAAATTTTTTTTCGGAGATCTTCGACTTTGAATATATTTTGAAAACTCTTAATCACTTAACCACATCCGTGTTGTCTATTCCTATTAATTCAACTGTCCCTCCGGCTTTTTCGATCTTTTCTTTGGCCGAATGAGAAAAGGCGTGAACTTTAAACACAACAGCTTTAGAAAGATTTCCTTCTGACAGTATTTTTATTTTCTCACCCCACTTTATTATTTTCTTTTCATAAAGCGTATCTGGGGTGACTTCTGTCAGTCCAAGGTCTTCTATCCTCTTTAAATTTATCGGTTTAAATTCTTTGCGGCTGACATTTTTAAACCCTCTTTTGGGAACAAGCCGCTGAAGTGGCATTTTTCCGCCTTCAAACCATGGGGGAGTAGAAGAGCCTGATCTTGATTTCTGACCTTTTGTGCCTCTGGTGGCTGTTTTTCCGTGCCCTGAACCGATACCCCTGCCCACTCTTTTTTTCTTGTGTGTCGCTCCGGGAGTCGGAGATAATTCGTGAAGTTTCATGCCGTCAACTCCTCTACGTTAACAAGATGTTTTACCTTTTCAATCATGCCTCGAACTTGAGGGGAATCTTCAATAATAACGGAATCTCTTATGTGCCTTAAACCCAGAGCGAAAATCGTTTTTTTCTGAGATATATGCCTGCCTATAGGGCTCTTTGTCTGTGTTATTCTGAACTTTTTCATCATCTCCGCTCCTTGAATCTCACCTTTGCTTGGGTAAAATATCCTCAATTTTCTTGTTCCTTACCTTGGCGACTTCTTCCGGGGACCGCAACTGGGTCAGCGCTTTCATTGTCGCTTTTGCAAGATTGACGGAACTATTCGATCCTAAAGATTTTGTCAGTATGTCTTTAATTCCCGCAGCGTTAAGCACTGCGCCGACAACTGAACAGGCTATGACACCTGTGCCTTTGGAAGCAGGTTTCAACAGAACCTTGCTCGCTCCGTGAACTCCTACGACCGAATGAGGTATGGTGGTCCCGAAGACACATATGTCAGTCATATTCCTCTTTGCCTTTTCTGTCGCTTTTGAAATTGCGTTAGCGATTTCAGACGCTTTCCCTGTGCCCACTCCCGCTTTGCCTTTACCATTGCCCACGACGACTACGCTGGAGAATTTGAAACGCCGTCCACCTTTGATTACCTTCGCGACTCTTTTGATGGCGACGGTTTGATCGAATAATTCAGTTGTTTCGATTACTTCTTGTTTCAAAATTCAAGACCTCCTTCTCTAGCGCCTTCCGCAAAAGCTTTTACTCTTCCATGGTATCTATAAGATCCTTTGTCAAAAACAATTTTCTTTATATTTTTCTCTACCGCTTTTTCCGCGAGAATTTTTCCGGTTTTTTTAGCCATCAGTATTTTGCCTTTTAATCCATTTTTTTCAGATTCGGCAACCTGGACTTTATCGAGTTTGTCTGCATCTTGCAAAGATGAAGAGGAAACAAGCGTTTTGCCGCTTACGTCATCTATCAGCTGAGCGTATATGTGCCTCAGGCTTCTGTATACATTAAGTCTCGGCACTTCATTGTCACCCGAAATTTTCATCCGTATTCTGCTGTGCCTTTTCAACCTGCTGTTTCTTTTTTGTTTATTTTTGTCCATATCATCTTCCTCTTTTATTTCGCTCCGGTTGCAGCTGCTTTACCGGCTTTACGCCTTATCCACTCGCCTTTGTATTTGATCCCCTTCCCTTTATATGGTTCCGGAGGTCTTATGGATCTTATCAAAGCGGCCATTTGTCCGACGGTTTGCTTGTCATTCCCTTTTATCGTAATCAAGGTATTGTCCGGGGAAACTTCGAATTTAATGCCTTCAAGTTTTTTTATCCATTTACTCGTCTTGATTTTACTGCCCGAAAAACCTTCCGGTGGCTTGGAGGAAATTCTTATCGGGTGAGAGTACCCAATAGAGATGACGAGGTCTTCTTTGTCCAAAGTCGCTCTGTATCCCACCCCGTTTATCTCCAACTGTCTTTCAACGCCTTTTGTAACTCCTTCAACCATATTTGCGATTAAAGCCCTGGCCAAACCCTGAAATTTTCCTGAATTTTCATCTTTCTTCTCGACAATGAGGGTATTTTCCTGCATTTTAAGTTCTACACCAAAGGGGAAAGATTCTTGTTTCTTGCCAAGAGGACCTTCAACTACTATTGAATTTCCATTAATTTCAACCTTTAGCCCTTTAGGAATACTTATGGGTTTTTTTCCAACTCTCGACATATTATTACCTCACCAAATGTTACACAATATCTCGCCGCCTACTCTTTTCTTTCTCGCTTCAGCGTCCGTCATTAAACCAAGCGGGGTAGACACTACGGCAATACCTAAATTTTCCATAACTCTCGGCAGCTTTTTGTATTCTTTGTAAACTCTCAATCCGGGTCTGCTGACTCTCTCCAAAGTCGTTATAACCGGTTTGCCATTAGAAGTGTATTTCAGTTCAATTCTGATGTTCTTTTTGCCCTTTTCGCTGACTTCTTCGACTTTAGCGAGATAGCCTTCAGCTTCGGCAATTTTAGCTATTCTAAACTTCAGATCCGAATACGGCATTGAAACAGACTGTTTCTTCACCATAAGAGCGTTTCTAAGTCTCGTAAGCATATCTGCAATAGGATCGCTCATCGACATTTTAACCCCCTACCAGCTTGCTTTCTTTATTCCAGGGATCTCGCCTTTTAAAGCTAATTCTCTGAAACAAATTCTGCAAAGACCGAAATCCCCCATATAACCTCTGCTCCTACCGCATCTGAAACAACGGTTATACTTCCTGACTGAGTATTTCGGCTCTCTTTTTTGCTTAATTTTCCATGATCTTTTAGCCATTTAAGCTCCCGCCTTTTCTGTTGAACTCTTTCTAAAAGGCACGCCCATAAGTTCAAGCAGCGATCGTGCCTCTTCATCCGTATTAGCAGTGGTCACTATGGTTATATTCATGCCCATTATTGTGTAAACTTTATCGTAATCAATTTCCGGGAACACTATTTGTTCAGTTAAACCGAAATTATAATTTCCTCTTCCGTCGAATCCGTCTGTTTTAAATCCCCTGAAATCTCTTATTCGAGGGGCTGCAACATTCATCAAACGGTCAAAAAACTCATACATCATTTTGTTTCTCAAGGTTACGGACACCCCTACAGGCATGCCTTCTCTCAGTTTGAAATTGGATATTGCTTTTGTGGCTTTTCTGATCGATGGCCTTTGCCCGGTAATTATCATAAGATCGTTTACAGCCGCTTCAATAAGCTTGGAGTCTCCAATTGCTTTACCCACGCCCATGCTTACGACTATTTTTTCGAGTTTCGGGACATCCATTTTTTTGTAACCGAATTTCTTTCCGAGTTCTTTTGATACTGTTTGATCATAGTATTCTTTAACTCTCGGAATTCTCTTGTCCTGGTTGGGTTTTTCCATCAACTCGATTTTTTGAAGCGATTTTCCTGAAACCGACTGATCATGAGTTTTAGACTTTTTCTCTTTTGCCATTTTTCCTCACTTGTTTGCTAAAACCGCGCCGCACCTGGCACAAATTCTTTCTCCAGGTTTATCAGGGTTCCTTTTCACCCTCGTAGGAGCGTGGCAAGATTGGCATACAATCATTAAGTTTGAAAGGTTTATCGGTGACTCTTTTGAAATTATTCCGCCTTGTTCAGTCTGGCTTTTAGCGCGTTGGTGTTTTTTGACGAGGTTTATTCCTTCGACTATCGCTTTGTTTTTTTCAGGAAAGACAAACAATATTTTCCCCTGTTTACCACGGTCATTCCCAGTCATCACTTTCACCGTATCGCCTTTTTTCAGATTCAACTTAACAGGATTTTTCATCATACGACCTCCGGTGCGAGAGACACGATTTTCAAATAATTTCTTTCTCTCAGTTCTCTCGCTATGGGACCGAAAATTCTCGTACCTTTCGGGGTCCCTGTTTCATCAATTATTACAACAGCGTTCTGATCGAACCTCACAATAGTTCCGTCTTTTCTTTTTACGGGTTGTTTAGTTCTGACTACAACCGCGTTATGTTTTGTCTTGTTTTTCACGGTAGCATTTGGTATCGCTTCTTTGACGACAATCATAATTTTATCACCGACTCTGGCGTATCTCCTTCTGCTCCCGCCGAGAATTTTTATGCAGGTTCCCCATTTTCCGCCAGAATTGTCGGCGATTACAAAAGTTGAATTTTCAGACAACATTTAAATATCTCCTTGTTCTCCCTTTGCTTTCCTCAGAATTTTTGATAGAGTCCAGCATTTATTTTTTGAAAGAGGTCTTGTTTCCATAATAACTACGAAATCGCCTTCTTGGGCGGAATTGTTTTCATCATGAGCAATAAACTTTTTATACTTTTTTACTATTTTTTTGTAAAGGGGGTGCGCGAATTTTCTCTCAACTTTCACAACTATGGACT encodes:
- the secY gene encoding preprotein translocase subunit SecY, which gives rise to MIKSFQNIFKVEDLRKKIFWTAFLLVIYRLGGHIPLPGINAVALSKFFQAQQAGILGLFDMFAGGNLGRATVFALGIMPYITASIVFQLLASIVPWLQKLQKEGEEGRRKITQYTRYTTVGLAIFQAFSIGIYLQSQSIEGLALVNNPGFLFMTTTIISLTVGTVFVMWLGERITEVGIGNGISLIIMVGIVASFPMDVARTFMLLKTGVINVFTVVIIVLLMVLITASVVLITQGQRRIPVQYAKRVVGRKVYGGQSTHLPLNVNSAGIIPIIFAQSIMMFPQTIAQFFQNSTSASFLALFSAWMQPGELIYNLIYVVLIVFFAYFYTSVVINPNDLADNMKKYGGFIPGYRPGRKTAEYIDFVVSRITLPGSVFFAFIAVLPMILIQKFNLPFYFGGTSILIVVGVVLDTMRQVEAQLMMRHYEGFLSKGKIRGRR
- the rplO gene encoding 50S ribosomal protein L15, which gives rise to MKLHELSPTPGATHKKKRVGRGIGSGHGKTATRGTKGQKSRSGSSTPPWFEGGKMPLQRLVPKRGFKNVSRKEFKPINLKRIEDLGLTEVTPDTLYEKKIIKWGEKIKILSEGNLSKAVVFKVHAFSHSAKEKIEKAGGTVELIGIDNTDVVK
- the rpmD gene encoding 50S ribosomal protein L30, coding for MKKFRITQTKSPIGRHISQKKTIFALGLRHIRDSVIIEDSPQVRGMIEKVKHLVNVEELTA
- the rpsE gene encoding 30S ribosomal protein S5, which codes for MLKQEVIETTELFDQTVAIKRVAKVIKGGRRFKFSSVVVVGNGKGKAGVGTGKASEIANAISKATEKAKRNMTDICVFGTTIPHSVVGVHGASKVLLKPASKGTGVIACSVVGAVLNAAGIKDILTKSLGSNSSVNLAKATMKALTQLRSPEEVAKVRNKKIEDILPKQR
- a CDS encoding 50S ribosomal protein L18 — its product is MDKNKQKRNSRLKRHSRIRMKISGDNEVPRLNVYRSLRHIYAQLIDDVSGKTLVSSSSLQDADKLDKVQVAESEKNGLKGKILMAKKTGKILAEKAVEKNIKKIVFDKGSYRYHGRVKAFAEGAREGGLEF
- the rplF gene encoding 50S ribosomal protein L6; the encoded protein is MSRVGKKPISIPKGLKVEINGNSIVVEGPLGKKQESFPFGVELKMQENTLIVEKKDENSGKFQGLARALIANMVEGVTKGVERQLEINGVGYRATLDKEDLVISIGYSHPIRISSKPPEGFSGSKIKTSKWIKKLEGIKFEVSPDNTLITIKGNDKQTVGQMAALIRSIRPPEPYKGKGIKYKGEWIRRKAGKAAATGAK
- the rpsH gene encoding 30S ribosomal protein S8, yielding MSMSDPIADMLTRLRNALMVKKQSVSMPYSDLKFRIAKIAEAEGYLAKVEEVSEKGKKNIRIELKYTSNGKPVITTLERVSRPGLRVYKEYKKLPRVMENLGIAVVSTPLGLMTDAEARKKRVGGEILCNIW
- a CDS encoding type Z 30S ribosomal protein S14, which gives rise to MAKRSWKIKQKREPKYSVRKYNRCFRCGRSRGYMGDFGLCRICFRELALKGEIPGIKKASW
- the rplE gene encoding 50S ribosomal protein L5, with protein sequence MPRVKEYYDQTVSKELGKKFGYKKMDVPKLEKIVVSMGVGKAIGDSKLIEAAVNDLMIITGQRPSIRKATKAISNFKLREGMPVGVSVTLRNKMMYEFFDRLMNVAAPRIRDFRGFKTDGFDGRGNYNFGLTEQIVFPEIDYDKVYTIMGMNITIVTTANTDEEARSLLELMGVPFRKSSTEKAGA
- a CDS encoding 50S ribosomal protein L24 translates to MKNPVKLNLKKGDTVKVMTGNDRGKQGKILFVFPEKNKAIVEGINLVKKHQRAKSQTEQGGIISKESPINLSNLMIVCQSCHAPTRVKRNPDKPGERICARCGAVLANK
- the rplN gene encoding 50S ribosomal protein L14, coding for MLSENSTFVIADNSGGKWGTCIKILGGSRRRYARVGDKIMIVVKEAIPNATVKNKTKHNAVVVRTKQPVKRKDGTIVRFDQNAVVIIDETGTPKGTRIFGPIARELRERNYLKIVSLAPEVV
- the rpsQ gene encoding 30S ribosomal protein S17, whose amino-acid sequence is MDNARINRKKIREGIVVSDKMDKSIVVKVERKFAHPLYKKIVKKYKKFIAHDENNSAQEGDFVVIMETRPLSKNKCWTLSKILRKAKGEQGDI